GTCATCGACTATATCGCCGACTACATAGATAACATCCGAGacaggtataaaaaaaaaaactattttctcCGTCGTAATTGTcgcaatattatgataatatgtaatgtatatatgtgtatataattatatataactgaATTAgaatacctatgtaataagATAACACAAGGTGTCATTGtgttacaatatatgtaaGTTTCTGGTCAAGTGTACGTGATCTATACTCATACAGATTGCGACAGTGACGATAGTGTGATCTAAAAtagattcattataatataatttgtattttgtagagATGTAATATGCGTATACAGCTATTTTTcagtatgtttaattataacgtCACTAAATACACATTGACTTATTGCCAAATATGATCACTCCCATAACAGTATCATTtgataatgcatttattcaatttctgatttttggaactttttagtaggtatttaatgaacatattatcagatagatacttaaatttttttataccgttcaagaattattttatatggcaATACAAactctattttaaaatgagaacTATccttactattataaatcacttggaaaaatattttaaaaatatcgatgcATCTATATTGAAATTCGAACTAGTTGTTTCtgagttattacaataattctttaaaatggcaatcattaataatagttattatgttttacttctgatataaaaataaatgaacttTTCAGTTTAGacgtttttcgtatatttatgaaaatttttactaaattggtaattttattaatattaattagcaattatgtatttcaatagtttttaaataattataaagtcatcatgtattattttaagcacATAATCAAggattattattctaataagtagttcataatatttattaattcagaAACTATTTGTTAGAGTTTCAATTTAGCCTTAcctatatgcataataattatacacaaaaattatctgcttaacaatttaaaaaacactttaaaaaagttgttcttatttgtaaaataaaatttgtctcGTCAATAGAAACTTCTtagatatcataataaatgtaagtattttaaaatattattaactttcggTATACTTGACCACTTGAGTAGGTattctaaaaactaaaatttttaattaatttattattaggtaaacAAAAAGGTGGTTTATTACCATGAATATTGTTATCGTGtagtgaatattatttcaaaacttataatacaattataatttcgaAGAACTCGCGATTAGTAGTATATAAATGGTACAACGACGAACgtgttacataaaattattttatttaaattataaaaatacatgcgTTTCAGGCCCGTTCTCTCCACCGTGAAACCGGGATATCTGTATAAAATGGTGCCACCTGAAGCTCCGGTCAAGGGTGAAGATTGGCGGACGGTAATGGCTGATGTGGAAAACGTAATCATGCCTGGCGTTACACACTGGAACTCACCGCAGTTTCACGCATTTTTTCCTACTGGAAATTCTTATCCGGCCATAATCGGAGATATGCTGTGTAACGCGATCGGGTCTATAGGATTTTCTTGggtacgtatataaaatattaaaaaggcgCTTTTTCGAAGACGGGGAAAGGCGTCTCGGCGTAACGAGTGTAGTTTGAAAGTGGAAAATTAACCTTTGGAAGAATATAGAACGGTACAACTAATATGTCGCAACATGATtccgaaaatttaatttctatttacaCTTTTCCGaatggttttaaattcaacGTACCTATaacgaaagaaaaaaaatattaatacaaaagtattattattttttttatagtttataaacattaacggGGggaattcaaaatgtttacgtgtattataggtattattatgaattttactataaacaatggtattttttatattttattttaagatattatctatttatattatgaacctgcttttactgttttacggtatttacagaaaaatgttattcaattttaagttatataagtttatataatgtggtataattgtataaatatatattattataataattaagtacaaaattatatcaacctactgtaatactaaaagtaaaatgaatgaatttaataggtatatcaaaaatatatcacgaaatatacttaatgataTAGGCTGACATACCGcctccgctcagaatcgtttttcgtatacaacgatgcatcattgaattcaaatttaataagccCACAATAGTAACTCACTccgtacctaatatataacaGAACAGTACCCACACTCGCCTACCTTTTTTCGTATGATGGCAGCATTATTAACTGTCAAAAGttgattaatttcattttatattctatattttctcCTTTTTCCACCAAAAAAATTCACattcagatattattatacttactattatttcatgagaataataatttaaaaatactccacacttaaattataacgaattataaattaacttgaaacaattatctatttaaaatgtttataatcttatttatgatatatatacattatgctcGACACTGGTTTTCTtggctttaatttttttaatttttaaaatattatataatttataactaataacaacaAGAGACAAgagtgaaaatatattataaaaatattacataaaaattatacagaatcgtatgtatacataaatagttattaaaatgttcataataccGAACATTTGCGCAATAGTTCTTAACCGTATAAAACTGTATCGTTTTATAAATCTTGTTATGAAGAGTTAAAGAATAATTTGTTCTAATAAACTCCAAGATACCTAGGATATTTGATCTTGTATTTTaatcggtatttttttttaaagaattgatctgtgtgtattatttaatattcgacaaaacaactaatattgtcataattattgtaaatgttttaatctatagtaattatatagtaaatataaggtttttacagttttagaCATAgtcattaaatacttatataagtaagtcataatatgatacaatgTCCCAcgagaatttaataatttattattcgaataatagtCGTTTTAATTAGTAAGTCTTCGCAGAAACAAAAGTGTATGGctgtatgcatatatttttttttcatttaaaatttataatattttacacgattTTTATCATACGAATTGTTTGATAACAAAATTGTAGATAAGTTTTAAATCCGTCGTGAGACAAAACGTATACGCTCTttgcaatacattatttatcagGTATCAGGTTCGTGAATTTTAATGTAccattaataatagaataacttaaaaaatggcGAACGTTGTTATTTGTTTCAGCCTTTAGTGTTCTGTTAAAAATGCCAAAGTTCAAGTAGGTAGGCTAAATTGTTTATAGCCACTGTAtcaacagaaaaaataaatcaaaaacaagtCAAACTTTTGCTTTAgctacaaatacaaattacttttatacggTATTtctctatatttataacataccaTTTTAATCTGCATGTAAacgttttatagagtttatagatatattattaaaaaagttaagcaCTGCATTATATcatgatattttaacaatcaTAAACTAATGCAAatcttattatgatatttatctttgtaatatattatcatttttttttatcatacataatatgtttatataatatttatgtttctataaatttagtaaattgacaagtttgtgtaaattaattacattttggtttaaatcttaaaaattattataaacaatgattatttaaaaaatattaaacggaATTGACGCtacaaaaactgttttttgtttaatgttttgcGATATAAAACAAAGTTTGAATTGTAGTTGATATTATGAAAGTGGTGTAATTAACTAGAAAGTTTCCAAAACTTAAACGTCACTTTTGAACTTTCTGATAGAGCTCAAAGCTATATGCTAATTCTATATTCTttcaattgttaatatttgtttccaATCTTCGAGTCTTACTATATGAAATGGAAATATAGTCTATTAACGCGTTTTTCACAGATAACGAGTCCAGCATGTACCGAACTGGAAGTGCAAGTTATGAATTGGTTTGGAAAAATCTTAGACTTGCCAAAACAGTTTTTGAACGAATCCGAAGGACCCGGTGGGGGCGTAATTcaggtatttttataaaaatataattatacttctgTTGTGTCTGTTTTATgctaacgaaaaaataaagttgattattttttgacaacgataataataataattgttttttcggGTTCACACAGGGCAGCGCCAGTGAAGCCACATTTGTTTGCCTGTTGGCAGCCAAAGACCGCACGACAAAGCGGATCAAAGCACTCGACCCGAGCATGACTGACGGCGAGATTAAGGCGAAATTAGTTGCCTACACTTCCGGTAAGTTTCCGCAGGAAACTAAACCCGTAAACCACGATCGATAATATGATGCATATATAGTgatttattgtgatttttttttttaatttaatttaatgtgtgTACGTTTATTCGCCGCGTCTGTATAGATCAGTCCAATTCGAGTGTAGAGAAAGCCGGTCTCCTGGGATCGATGCCGATGCGGATGCTCAGGGCGGATAATAGCGGCAGGATGACCGGAGCCATATTGGCTGAAGCCATAGCCGAAGACATTGCCAAAGGGCTGATACCGTGTTACGTGGTTGCCACATTGGGCACTACTGGTACTTGCGCGTTCGACTGTCTGCAGGAGCTGGGCCCCATCTGCAACGCAAACAACATTTGGTTACATGTCGACGCCGCTTACGCAGGTACACAGCCCGCTGGCGTCATACCTACGACgaatgttgtaaaataattataataagtaaaacataTGGAAATTTGAAAACGccatttaatatcataatatgcagTCTCAGAGTCTCGCTAATCCGGACTCGTTTAAACCGAACCACTCCGAAACGCATTATGATTAAACCGATAGAACTTTAGAATTTCTGTGAATCAACAAGTCTTAGACggactaataaattattggaattaatttttttcatcataacTATGACTTTTTTAGTCACAATACTACATCGTTGacttaatttcttaaattacgaatttactgtttttaggatataaaaaacttatttatcatCCATCAATCAATCAATAATAGTTGATAGTGCGGATTAATTAAATGTCCGGAGTAGTGAAGTCTGGATTTGCGAAACTCcgctgtaatataatatgtaaatgcgAAATTCAATATTGTCGTATCGTCCTAAGCTAACCCAccttaaatctatattatctcACTCACGGTATTAGAATTCCAAATCAACAGACGTCATTCTTGTcgatttggtttttatttcgcCTGAAGGTGGACACTTGGAAGATTTACTTCATTGtcgatattaaatttcattatattaataatatttataatatgttatacacatttattacaatgttagtaatgttatatatatatatattaatattaatacccgATATTATAGACAGAAGTTTGGTACATAATAGTAGCTTAGGACTTGCAGCAAATCCAAATCGAATGTAGTAAGACATAGGAGCTTGATGaacaatgtatgtatatgaaaatgttttaaagtaGTTacggaaaattaaaatacgaaatGCTGTCTTGCATATTTGAATGATTTTTATGAAActtgaacaaaattaattaaatttacatattatcaatattatgatgtttattatttatgcaaaataaCTGAAACTAGTAAGACGATTAATCATCATATATTTTGGCGAGGGGAGTGGGCTAAGACTTTTgtggtattaatatatatcgatgaaatgttaaatattttgtattgtttgagagaaagatatttttttaacagttaattattatattattattaattactatcatTTCTGGTGTGCGTGTTCTTCGTTTATCGTCTTCAATAGGTGCCGCTTTCGTTTTGCCGGAATATAGATATCTGATGGCGGGAGTGCAATACGCTGACTCGTTCGACGTCAACTTGCATAAATGGCTCTTGGTGAACTTTGACTGTTCGGCCTTGTGGGTGAAGAACGCCACTCATTTGGTGAATGCGTTCAACGTGGACCGGGTATACTTGAAGCACAGCTACCAGAGTCAGGATCCCCAAGTGCCAGATTACAGagtaattactataatgttGTGTATATTAATAGGAAACAATTATTCGGTATATCGATGTatcgtgtatattgtatatcaaaacgatacaatatatttttttaaatatatttatagatatatatttgagCCCATAACAGTGTAGAATAAACGGGCgtggttaatttattaaaatactttattgatcattattcaataatcttatttatttatcagtttacatagttatatactataataaatagtagtaGTCTATACAATTAccgtaatatattacacaaatgTCGTATCAATGTTACAGCATTGGCAAATACCGTTGGGCCGGAGGTTCAGATCGTTGAAAATGTGGTTTGTGTTGAGATTGTACGGCGTGGAGGGCCTACAGgcacatattaaaaaacagaTTCACTTGGCGGACATGTTTGGGAAGTTAGTCAAACAGGACCCGAGGTTTGAAGTCGTCACAGTAACCATGGGATTGGTTTGCTTCCGATTAaaggtacatataaataccGATTAACGTGACGTGTTATAAGTACATTTCATTGAGTACATGAATTTGTATTTCAATTGGCAAATAAGGAATTGTTTATTCGCCAATCACAATATcctttagtttaaataaatggcAAATTTCACACTaacattatgtattgtattactcaagtcaataatatgtaaatgacGTATTCTAAAACCTAAAATGTTACTACATGTTACAACGCCTTTACATGGAATGTGTCTACGATATGTGATACATCATTAACCGAGTTTTCGTTCACCTGTAGGGCGACAACGCCTGGACGAAAAACCTTTACGAGCGACTGATGGCGAGCGGGCAAATTTACTTGGTCACGGCCACCGTCCGGTCGAGGCTAGTTATACGGTTCGTGGTGTGCAGCCGGCTGACCGAGGAGGTTGACGTACATTTCGCGTGGAACGAGATACGTGCGCAGACCGACTGCGTGGATGGCGAACGGGAAGTGACGCCTGCGAGCATTTGTAACGACCTGACAGGAGCGTGGCCAAAGGACAAGGACTGTGAACTCACCGCCGCTACTAACATCGTCGTCAAGTCTTTGACCCAAGGAtgagctatatatatatatattatagttttatcttTTTCACAATTATATACCTTCATTGGTGTCGTTATTGTAATGTTAGGACGCACGAGAGCGATCGGcttttgaaatatgtatattattattattattattaaaattatttgttattttaatttaattattgtatgtggCAATTGTAGTGTTACAACGAGAAACCAAAAAACCACGCTCCAACAgaaagtatacatttaaatgttcgATATTTGATAGACCAAACAGATTTAATACACTGCGTGTTTAAGTGTTTTGTGTTgatcataatatcattttgGTTTGGtataaagtaaacaaaaacattaaagaATTACTTGTCACGCACGAACACAGTAGATACGCCACTATCGAATAATATCCCTAAAAAGTGCGCACGCAAACGCTTACACTACGAATTCCGTACCCCTTCTCTGTGGGatcgtatataattatgttattaaattaacatgtaTGTacgacaatttatttatttgatcatTTTAATGCGTGGTGATTTaggttttttgttttctaataaaattatacgtcctttaaattttttaaattttattgttatataatataatataatataatgtattatgttttatgtccataatcaaataaaacacGATTATGCGTTATAAGATTActgtattttcataatacacaatatagttggtaatttatttacctactGTTGGATAATAGAAATCGGAttgttacaaattttatatattaattatttcataataattattgttattatcatttattgtaGCGGTTGGTGTTGCTTACGTAACTACTTGATTTTAATGTCTTCGAATATTACACAAacattacaatacatatttataataaattgttattagtcTATATCGATCAATTTATTgaagacataatattttaaacaatatatactgcacgttaattcatatttatcattgtatttttttttttggttaagtAAAAATGATGAAAACCGTAACGCGTTGATTTCAGaagaatttattacttatttcgtacgtggatatatattataatgacgtaTCAGTGTAACACACAGCTGTAGTTCTGATAAGAcattaaatgcataaaatatattatacagataaatacatattgtaaacgagtattaagtaatataatattaatacacatcctagaaatctaatttttttaaatttattttgttaagttcATCCAAAAATcttaactttataagtatcgGGTCGTCACAGTTCAATTTTAACAAGACaaagatgaataataattgcttATGGACATCAATATTGTtccaaaactaaatttttattagttaaatcgttacatgtattataaagcGGGTTAAAACgtctgataaaaaataaaaatacctttaCTCATATTTTAATGGTCAGATAAAAAGTCCATGAGCTATTtagttacatataaaaaccGTTTTATCCACTGGTATTTTAGCTCGTGTACGGCTAGACATTGTTGTCaacattaaatagttaatattgtaatcactaattgataattaataaaatatgaattttaatttttaacttaaatatgacttaataaacttaataagacGTAAGCgttaagtacctacattagcattggtaaaaaaaaaaaaaaaaatagaaaatcatAGAAAAACAGAACTCTGAGTGTATACAACACCGTGGTAAgttgacaattaaaaaaataatgaacagaTTAAAGTCatataatgtgtatgtgtgtgtaatttgtaaaaatgctttaaaatgtttcaacaaaatatttaattgcagattgttttttttaaatagtattataaaataacaagatttttattttatttttaattactaattgaatgaaaaaaagcCAACTATTGTTTTACCGAGGAATAccaagaaataaatatttgtttttattttaaaagaaaaattgtattacaatagttataatattatttgtgcttgtttttagaatattaatatatttcttaaatgtgtacaatttgaaaatcaaaataaacaatgtttatatCGCCGAGAGCGAAAGTTTTCATTTACTGTGGCAAaacttcatttatttatacatgtaaaatgttatatggaccgattttactattgttttattaggATAGGATGCCATTCCTCATAATTGTTGTCTTACTCTTTCAGGCATAAAACACAGTGAAATTATACTTCAcgatatcaaaacaaaaagcTTTAGATTGATGTGACACACTACAGTGTATTGATCTTTTGTATACAGTTGAAAGGGAGAAACactttatatattgattttgtggaattccatttttaattttaaaacggatataaatataatcaaactttaaaataatataaataatgaaaaaatccaAGTCTTTatgactttaaataaaatttaataatgtaaatcgtAAAACTTCAATAATGTAatagtttagtataataaattcaacttCAGGGAccttacaaataaaaagtccagactctataaaaataaacgatactatataatattatgatattatcagTGGTATGTTTTAATGGTTCGAGGTAAattgttaagtattattatattataatttttaattattatctcgtTAAacgttcaaattataaaattatcaactttaatataatattataataacaatttgtaacatataattttaattataaatatgataatagctatttaagtataaatcgaTAGTGTGATATTAAAATCACTATACCTTTATTGTTTAAGCGTTTAAATCCATTTATTTAAgctttaacttatattaaaaacgattaaaaaatagGGTCTATGACTGTaagaactatttaaatttagtaaattagtatattaaataaatcatggaATCACCATCAAActacttaaacataataaaatgcactaagtacaaaataattatatattatataatatcctaAACTGTGTTTACTACAAGCAATAAAGATTAGaggtattatgtaaaaataatccatAAACTGAacgtgtaaaaattaaaaagccaGGAGGATGTGGAATGAAGAAATATGTCATTATTAGATCCTCATATGTGGAAAAAATATTGCAGTTAGTACAACAATAATCGTATagaatgtttgaaaaaaaaagcacTACGTACCTATAAACGCTGTCGTCCTATTTACTAATGATCGTTTATTTACTAGCACTGTGGCACTTGGCACGATGCCCAATATTGAActctaaatacaataaaaaaataaacccttATAACCTATGACCAACTAAACCCCTAGAGCAATTTTACAAATGCTACAGACGCGTTCCAAATGACCTGACATTATCGaccaaaaataaatcgtaGATTCGTCTGATCTATACATCTAATATCTGATTCTAACGCAgaaatgcataatttaatacacacTATAATGTTTgagtataacgtataatattatgatataatagtaatttttaagatttattataaattgttgaatgatattttaagttatgtacaacaataaaacaataaattaatgtccacaaatattatgctattatacTAAGAACTGTTattgataaacaatatttaagcgCTAAATAACTTAAGctctcttaaataaatatgcctATGAAAACTATAGGTAATACGTACATTCATTCATCCATAGCGAATCAATTTATTGCATACGTTAATTTATCGCCATCAACTCGTCGCGtgcactatattatagtgtttataattgtCATCTTGTAATTAATTCAACTACATAATGTAaaccaatacattttgatgaaattttatgtattatttatgtaaaaacttttctgtctcttttttaaactatattatgatatgttgtatgtaataaattacctaaagCCATTAGAAGCACatatgtgtaatttttttataattaaaaaaaaggggACAATAAAAAtccttatacaatttaatatatttttatcggtaTTTAAAtggtacatacatatttattattatcctgGATACTGATGTATtgttaaatgtcaataaaaaataaaatgtagacGTTGCGGGCCATGGTCCGTTTGACATATTTGGCTACGCCATTGCTATgacataatcataaaattgtttgctATCGACCTTTATAAAAAGATTAGATGGATCTTCAAACCACCATGCATTTGTGCCTCAGCCATTGGATTCACGTTCaattcaaaaagtataaataaatatatataacaatattttgacatGAAAAATTtagcataataaattataataatatgttaaattaaaataaaaaattaaatgtaatttaaaatctccatattatataaatattataatctaagtagtattttatagtttaacttTTTTGGAGACCTGTAGTTTGAGTTTGTAACCAAATATAGTTTGagacaaatgaaaaatatattcttttagttTTGATTCAGGAAATTCATAGTTAATTGTATTCATCGCAGTTTTTTGAAGTCTGAGGTATCGGATGTATTTAACAGATAATATgcttttagattattattaaacctcGTTAGCCGTTATTGTAGATAAGCGACAACGACCGGGTTTATAATCCGagacaataacattttaataatatgatgatacgCAATAAATTAATGCGCTGCAACAAATTTGGACCGCGTTGAATTCACGTTGCATATGATGAATTGACGAGTGATAAATTAATTCGCGATGAATAGACGCGACCCTGCTCAGTAGAGTCCATTGGCGCAAAAACGGCTGCAAAGACCGTCGATGACAGCCCCACTTCCGCCTCAAGCCGTAGTGGATTTGGCTCTTCTAATTCCAACAATCGTCATCAGTCAGAAAACGTGAAACagaatttcaacattttaggGCACTCGTTTCACCATAAAGCGTATAGAGACAAGGACAGTAAAATTATACAGCCCcacagaagaaaaaaaacgaaCGGAGAAAAAGTGTACGAATGTCACCAGTATGCGCTGCACATTGATCCGTAGTTACTTTAACTTTAAcccatttatacataatgacgtgacatattatctatttttataaaattacttgtaagttttttttaattgatctaTTTTAACTGTACAAATTACCCTAcgtattttcgaaaaaaactatatatatatagtattcgCTATTATCAAGAAACTTGTAaaccaaaaaacaaaatggatTTGTTAAAAGCATATTATCCAATCATTCTTAGAAAATTGTACTCCTAGGAATATTGTTCTAGAGATTTTGATTGATTTAAATGCATCTTGAAAGTTTTTTGGATAGGTAAACACAAAATtgtcttttatatttaatacatacatacatacatattgtttgttattcaTGAATCATGAACATtaaccaatttaaataatttaaaaataaagtttttacgaGAAATTGGAAAATCCTATGACcctttattatcttttaaaataaagatatttttaatagtataatgaatacaataacttactattttaaatggaGATATACAAGTACAGCTTTTAAAAATGAGAAAATCAaaacatagtaatatttatttatataattatactttattattattattattaattttatttgatattaattaataaaatatatgtaaaactcGGAGTACTGTTACACATGAATGGTTTTACGTAaggaataatttttcatacattaaaatattaaaaagttatctaagaaatactaattattagctCTCTAACGTAAGAACACTTGAaaagttttatgtttatggctaggtacagaaaaataaatttttcctagttaaaatcttaaattcatACTTTATTGATGTTGTAACTACTAAACATtcaattctaaaaaaactggtacttttttaaagtgtataattattatactttaagtatttatagttttaatctgTTTCTTTATAGAACAAAATACCTTGTGTAAAagctaatatcaatatatatatacaattaaaatttaatcagtaaacagtaaattgtataccactgttaatatatttagtatacaattgtaatgatgataataacagCACTTAATTTGgagtaaaatgaaaaaaaaaatacattgttttattttgtagtgtagtattaaaatatttagtaaaaaaaatgtgccacctcatttaatatttccccggtgaaaaagtatttttatacaatccCGAACGAAGTAACGGTAAATATCTACTTATGGtagatataatgttaaatgttttaataatttcacattATTTAATGACTGAAAGTCTC
This sequence is a window from Rhopalosiphum maidis isolate BTI-1 chromosome 1, ASM367621v3, whole genome shotgun sequence. Protein-coding genes within it:
- the LOC113553756 gene encoding aromatic-L-amino-acid decarboxylase-like, encoding MDSESFRICGKTVIDYIADYIDNIRDRPVLSTVKPGYLYKMVPPEAPVKGEDWRTVMADVENVIMPGVTHWNSPQFHAFFPTGNSYPAIIGDMLCNAIGSIGFSWITSPACTELEVQVMNWFGKILDLPKQFLNESEGPGGGVIQGSASEATFVCLLAAKDRTTKRIKALDPSMTDGEIKAKLVAYTSDQSNSSVEKAGLLGSMPMRMLRADNSGRMTGAILAEAIAEDIAKGLIPCYVVATLGTTGTCAFDCLQELGPICNANNIWLHVDAAYAGAAFVLPEYRYLMAGVQYADSFDVNLHKWLLVNFDCSALWVKNATHLVNAFNVDRVYLKHSYQSQDPQVPDYRHWQIPLGRRFRSLKMWFVLRLYGVEGLQAHIKKQIHLADMFGKLVKQDPRFEVVTVTMGLVCFRLKGDNAWTKNLYERLMASGQIYLVTATVRSRLVIRFVVCSRLTEEVDVHFAWNEIRAQTDCVDGEREVTPASICNDLTGAWPKDKDCELTAATNIVVKSLTQG